aaaaaaaacattatcgtGAGATATCATTGTATAGAGCagtaaatatatactacataGAGCCTTGTTCGGGGCGGAAAGCGTGAATAAGCATAGtgtgaaaatatttgatatgagAAAGATCAATTCCACCATTctgtataattttaaaatgttccattttaatttattttgtgcaTCCCACAGCAGTCTTCAAAATGAAAGTTTGTTATTCAGGGGTGGCCACACCGCGTCTTGAGTAGCCGATCGCGTCtaatgttgaaaaaatttgtcaaCATACCTCAAAAAATTGCCTCGAATCAGTTTCATGCAAGGTTTTGGGGTGTTTTCAACTCTTACGACTGAAAATTAGGCAGGACTTGAATCagaattgtatgatttaaataaatcctaaataaataatgaagCATTTACTCTGTGCACAATTATATATTCCAATTAGCAAATTAaatggaaaatagaaaattatggTGATTACATTAATAAGAATGCGCCCAAAGAAACGAGATCATTGGCAGCGGCGGAAATTTTTGTTTACATGCGTgtagttatctgcatattcagtactcatttttttttttaatgggataatataataaattataacaaaaagtatataACCATTCGAgcaatcataaaataaataatcctATATTCCTTTTTTTCATATGTCCATTCCATCAGTGTTTGAGGACGAGGTGTTGATCGCATCGGCATACAATTGatcaatttttagtatattgagttatattatgtacaataaaagtaaaaaattaaatgtattaGACATGTTCATTTACCGATCAGTCGAACGGGAGATATTTTAACGTTtctagtcgatcgcggtcgcaATGGGTTTTTATAATCTGGCAACAGTGAAATTGGCGGCAGACGTGTCCTCAAATTAGTTTTCCACTGTGTTTCGTGTTTCAGAGTTTGGTGGCGACAAACGTGTCCTCAAATTGGTTTTTTGACTGTGTTGCGTTGTTTCAGCAGTTTCTGGGTTTGGTAGTTTGAAGGCTCGTTCCTAGTTCTGCAGTGATAACTTATTTAGAACAGAGAATCCAATCTATCAGTCATGAGGTCTCCCATAGTTAGCACATTGTTATCAATACTGTTTTGCGTGAATTCTGTTGTATCGGGAAGATCAAAAGTAATCTCGATTACAGCTGAAAATTGGCGAGAGACATTGGAAGGCGAATGGATGCTAAAATTGTAAGAAAATATCACTGCTTTTAATGTTCTGTACTGAACACAGttgaatataaatatctatTCTACTgtaataggtaccggtaccgtaccctacTCTAATTTGTTACATTTCTACACCTTCAGGCCTTCGCCTTTCTGCGCCTTTATACAGTTATACGGTACCTTTTTCAGTAAAAAAACATgttgattttttatttgtctGATTGTATTCTGGTAACTTAAATCCTGTGATCTTCTTAACGTCTTACGTTCCCTTAAAACCTTACAACTGTGCAAAACTGTATGCTTATCCTAACTCGAACCTGAGGTTAAGTTAAGTAAAgaagaataaaattttttaaatattttaatttacatttgCATAAAAGTGATTATTACATCTGGGTGaaatttttcattacttttttacttatttttgatGCTTGTATATAGTACTTATAAGAACCTTATAATCACATGAGGTAATTTCCTATGATATCTGTGCATAAATCGCCATTTGTGCTGATAGTTGAGTCaaaatggcgcggcggtgttgctcattgtgctaagcgttaggaatacgctcaccaccgcatctctgattactctgcgtgggtttgcatcCCATGCTTGCATTCGGGGATAGATATGTGCGAGTGGAATGCTGGACTCCtagccgccgtagggtggttcacgtaaccactggtcggttatggcttcctccgccatcaagtccatgcttctgagaACGAATAACCAACTAAATCCCTTACTCgacatggaatgataaccggacgagaggccggaTATGTATATCCTTAATGAATTTTTGAAccaaaatcataataaaaatgtgtggGTTCAAGGGAGGAATAAACATTGCATTGTAAACTTGAATTGTGATAAACTTCTCCAAAAACCTAACTTTGGAAAATTTTGTTCAGTTTTGAAGCAGTTAAGTCAGGGGTTCTCAGACTTTGTTGGCCgcaggccaaaattagaatcggagGGATGTTCGCAGGCCGGATGAGTGTAGCGCCCGAAAGTGCATAGCGGTTTAGCTGGGATTTAGTGGATTCACCACTGTTGCCAAAAAATGTCTGTTTACGGAGTCTAGTTTTCGTTTGTGTTTTGATATCTCCAACATTTCTTTTATGGTTgacaactaaattactgccctatgtgATCCTAACACCGGTGCGTATAAATGAGATACGGCTTCATTTGAATTGTTTCAATGCTTAAACTGTACACACTAGAACGCAAACAAAATCTGTTGAACAATATTTTACCTGACCTCGGTAGGCgtttttaaatcgttacgcgggccgtatTTGACGCACAGGCTGTGGTTTGGAAATCCCTGCTTTAAATGATCTTAATTGATTGAATGATTACCGTGAGCTTGAATTGAGAGGCCAAGTTCAGATTTCAGAAGTTATTGTAATATACCTGCAGTGTGATCTGAGGCATTGTGTCTCACAAATATGACAATGAGAAGTCTGTGTTTATCTTTATAAACAAACCCTAGAAATTGCAAACAAGCTCTGTAGGTTCTTTAAGCCTTCATTTTACATCTAAGTTGCGTCAATATACAGATATTATATTGAACTGTATTCTTCTGAACTTTCAGAAAGTGTTTTTACCCATCAACCTGGTTTTGATTTCTCATCCAAATGCAGTCTGtataaatacaaaacaaaaatgattttatgccTTGTTtcgtgatatttttattattatttacttttattcatttttgttactttTTTCAGTTATGCACCATGGTGTCCTGCATGTAGATCAATGGAAGAAGATTATAAGCAGTTTGCTGACTGGAGTGATGATTTAAACATAAAAGTGGGAGAAATAAATATCAATGAAGAAGCTggtttgtataatttttatatcaaaacttTATATCTATTCAAAACCATTCATTTGGATATGAAATTCAGTCACATACATTCATGGTCATTATGGTCAaattattgtattgtattaCTGTGTTTTTTATGAGGGAGTGCCGTACATGTACCACATTTATTGAATTTCAACCCCTAAGTCTGAATAATTAGAAGAATACATCCTTACAATTTGGCATTACGTCATCTTTACAAATGACATAGCCACAATACAGTTGTGTCGattttcattttatgagaaaattaCTATATTCGAACATCACAAGATTTGGTCATCTACCCCATGTTCAAGTCCATATATGGTATTGTTTGTTCATACTTGTTTTAGAAAACAGATAAATAGCCTTTGGAATAATGAGTTGAAGCTTGCtttcttgaaaatttgaattgatcCTGATTTATTTTGATAAGGAGTATTATTCCATATCTCACACACCTACAAATAACATTAGATATGAAGCAGCAacaaattttttacaaatattgctCGCACAGGAATTCTGTATATATAAGATGGATCAAAAGTAGGCCTACAATTTAATAATAGAAACTGTAACCTTATTGTTGGGCAACCCTGTATATGCATAAggtatatatgtaatatttttgtgacACGTTTCTCGGTGTTATAAGTAtacatcatatttttttcaaatcatattaaatttgaattttattttatttaggcTTAAGTGGGAGATTCATTGTAACTGCATTGCCAAGTATCTACCAGTAAGTTCTAATATTTGAAtcgtatttatttcattaattaaAACATCTTATCAATTTATTCATCTAAAAATGAAACTATTACCTGTCGTCGCCAGCGATGAACAAGCAGCGTTtaatagataaataaaaatttctgatATATACCAGAATCATTTTTGTTAGGATATAGATTCATTGTTCAATATGACTATTTTGTATCACATAGCACATAATTATAATATCAATATGACACACTAAGAGGGAGTATGATAGGCTTATGCTGcaaatttggaaattaatagaccTGCATGACCTAATAGACCTATATCTACTTGAAATTGGAAGGAATACTATTATTATATTGGATTAATGTAAATAgagttaaatttatttttttggtagTCCCCGTGGAAATAATCAAAAACTGtagaaacttcaaaattatgttTCGAGTGCAGATGGGCACTTATACTTTTGTATAACATGAAGTTTTACTATACCTTTCATCTTTAAAGTGCTAAGGATGGAGAATATCGTCGCTATGTCAGTAGCAGGGATGCAAACTCTTTACACCGATATATTGAAGATAAAATATGGAGAGGTACTGAACCAGTAGCATGGTACAGGCATCCTGATTCAATACCGTAAGTTCATAGATCTTTCTCAATACTTACTgttatcaatgtgaattctatacaaCCAAGTGCATCCCATTTTAAATCCATCCATGTGGTCACGCATCCCGGGCTGACAGGAAATTTGGACTCTTTAAAAAGCCTGAATGCTCAAACTTTGACTCAGACTCGAGAAAACCACAAACCCTTTCCTGAAGCGTCCAATCATTATACACAACATTATAGTAGTTCCTTTATAGCAGTGCtcctcaacctttttcagttaaCGACCCACttttattgccattttttttcTGTGCGACTCACATTGAGATGTTAATATATGAGAAAATAAACAATGTATTCCCATGCAATTTACTATTAAAGCGAAACTTGATCTTGCATATTGGATATTATCAGATTAAGTCTGATAAGTTCAACGCATAATTCTAATTGTTACATTGTTTCATAATTGCCACGTAATGATAATACTACAATTTCCAGATCTAATCGAATACTGTATGTAACATTTGATACTTCGCGGCTCACCTTGAATAACTTTGTGGGTCGCAACCCACTGGTTCGGAAGCACTGCCTCATAGGATGCAGTTGCTAAGTTTATTTGCTTTTTCCACTTGAATcagattttttcatttttacaggATGACATTGATGTCTGGACTTTTTCGAACTTCAGTGATTATGAAAGTGAGTTTTTGTAAGAAATTTCTAAGTCTGATTTTGGTTAACAAGTCTAGTACTGTTCATAAgagtttttgaaaatgaatattttttttgaatcatttgaacaaaaaaacaattgtAGACACAAAAATCATAATTCTTAGAAAACTATGTCCATGTGTGTTCATTCTGATTTTCTTCAATCAAACTACCCGTTGGCCTCATGTCCTAATATGGGTAAGAATTAATAGTCTAAATTGCATATTCATTTtgatgttgtttcgtcataaaaataaccagaaaaatctgtTACATCAATATTGTCATTTAGTTGACTAGTGCTATGACCAACAGTGTACTGGAAGAGGGTGATAGGCTGTCATAAATTATTAACTGGCTCTAAGGCAGTTTTTCGATTTTAACATCCTTAAATGTTTTCGAAATTCCACAAATTGATTCTATTTTTTCCTTATCTGAAATTTGAATGAGGAACCTATCAGCTGATTTGATCTGGTGCCATCAGAAACACGTCAATGAATATTCATCAATTTGTTTACCACAGAATTTCCACGAAACTTTAACTGAAACGTATGGATTTTCAACCACAGCATCATATGTTATTTTCGCTCTTGCCACCATTGCAACGGGTCTACTTCTCGGATTGGTAAATTATTTTCTTGTACTTGATCAAAAAAGTGTTCTAAATCATATCATTCTCTGTAATTGATGTTTGATCATATGAtgttttgtgaattattttGTACTCGTATTATATACTCCTATTTTGTAGTGATTCTTTATGTGCATTGCTTTATTATTCAGACATTTCTGGAAGATGGCTGTATACTATAACTAACAGTGATACTATGACTACCAGTATTATCAATACGAATCACAAAGTATTTTATGTCGAAAGTTTTTATCCAATAGCTTCAGTTATATGCTATTTGAATATGGTTTCTGTGGCCCGCTTTAcgtttgctcagagatgagtcttcttcgcTTCTGAGTAACTGCATGTGAGCTTGCTTTGAGGTTggatcaaaaaaaattatattgctCATGGGCAATGGGTACAATAATGTGACTCCAGGTTAATTTGAACTGCTGTTTTGCTATGGATGTATGAGAATGTTGAGTATTTTTTAATCATGTCACGTTCTTTTCAATTTCAGATCATGGTATTCATTATTGATTGTGTGTCGCCACCTAGGCCAAGAGGTAGGTGTTAGCTATGTGTTGCTTTATAATATAGCGATGATTTCTGTAGATACTGGCTTATGACTTGAAGCAAGAAATTATCTCGTGCTCTGATATGTCTAATTGAACAAACACAATATTTGTTGCTTTTGGTTTTGTTGGGTATCGGTTACTCTAAGTACTATTTCAGTggttttcaaaagggggggggggcacgCCCACAagggggggcgtagacaattttttgacgggacgtgaagctaattaaaaataataatattcctCAGATTCGATCTTGCCTGCTTTATTTGggagaaattatttttttgggggatatttacgttccattcacgtatttttttgtatgaaacatacttttgcctcACTATCTGTTTTTGTAGCTTAATGTTAGCTAGTCATTTTATAGGTGGAGCGTAGGATAGATCAtttatattgcatttgaaggtgatagagtttaaaaaaataaattattcatttaCTAGACTCATCATCATTGCCTTCAAACCTTGATTAGTTGAAAGTGGAATTGTCTCCCACATTGCCGTTTTATACTTTTTCCGGTACTCACTacgtatgcgcaccaagatgtcgcataacctgaaccctaacctgagttcaggttgtgcgccgtcttggtgcgcatacttcaggaggtccatttTTCCACATTTTATTCGCATTAACCGGTATCCACTGTTTCACCTCAATCAAAATTGTACCACCATATGTATCCTCCGCTGATGTTTTTTGGAAACTTTTGCAATACATGATTGTAATTTTTTGTGTCCTATATTTGTGTATTGCTTTCTTGTAATTTCTTTTGCTTTATTTCTTAAATATTCCTGTATGCATTCTATCATTTATTCGatattaaatcttttttttttcaacaaagcaCCTCCAGTTACTCCGAGAACCAAGGATGAAATAGGGGCCGGTGATGTCGCTGATAAAGAATCTGCAGATGAAGGTGGGAAGAGTACGGGAAGAGAATCTCTATCTGGAAGTGAAAGAGAAGATTCACAAAGAGCGGAAAAAGATAGGAAGAGTGATGCTAGTGAGGGAGAAGAGGAAGGAAAACACTCAAGAGCTTCATCTCAAAGTTCTTCGAGAACTTCTCAGGAATGGGAGCAAGTGCACGGGTAGgtgaaattatatcaaaatcgTAGTACAGTATGGTGaatttcatttacaacacaCTTTCATAATATTTAGAAAGCATCAAGGGTCGCATTGTGGTACAGTATAGTGCAGGGCTGAGCAATTATTTTTGGTATCGGGGcacattgaatattcaaaatgcagtggcggACTAAGTAGAGTCAATTGcgcatttttattgtattttattacatattttaatACGTACTATATATACCGTAAGTAAGTATATAAATAAGTattatatctattgtactttgtTAGAATTTTATTCAAAGCGCATTTAATAAAACTAGTTTAAAACATAAATCTGGCGATTTCGAGACAATACATTGGATCAGAGAAGCGGaacgcttgcataacaatgccgaatTTTGTCATTAATGATGGAAAGTGAGTAACAATGCGGAATTAGGAGTTAGGACCATGCCTTTGGTGGCCAAACATCGTGATTCATATAACTTTGCTGTCATCATAGCATTTTTAAGGTGAACAAGGTTCGCGGTAATTTTAATGCATTGGAAGGCGTTGCGAGCTTGAAAGTCTGCTCTAAAATACCACAGCTATCTGCGGATTTAAAAGTGTGAGATATACTTTATATGCTATATCTATTTTTGCGATACGGATATGTTTAAAATGCATTGACACGGGCACATTGAAATGTCTTGTTGTTTTCATCCTAACCCGCGGCtgctttgataaaatataaGCATTACAATTCTGAAATACCACCGCATTCCTCCTACATTAAAATGTGAGGTAACGTGCCAGATTATTACTTAAAAATCGATTGAGTTTATCttacattaattatcttataaaCCAGGCCccgtcggtagttttagaattGACCAAAAGGTATGTCGCGCCCACGGAAGCTACGCAATTAAAAATCTGGCAGAAATGTTTTAGTTTCCATTTTCACAAAAGCGTTTTTATTCTGTCGCGAGCCATTCGAATCATAACTTGTTTCTgttcaatttttatcattttatattgccgctctAAATCTAGATTTACCGTAGGTTGCTTGCAGATTCACTCCTTTATTTATCTTTAGTATCTCGTCGCCaatgattatataataactcGTTTTTTCCAATGGTTTCACAGTTCCGTATACAAGACATATATATGTTGAGAAAAATTTGTGACTTGAGGAGAATAATCCCTGACGTAAAGGTGTTTACGTTCTAAATAACACCTCGAgatgacgaaaacaatcggcgatttaaTTATAGGAAATTTAGTCGAATGTATTATCGACTTTTTCATTGTCCTAAAAATTCTTTTGTTCGCaatcaaagtatattttataggtaaataaaaaaaagtgtcTAAATTTAGAAACTTGCTCATGGGCCGAATAAAACGTTGCTGCGGGCCGGATGTGGCCCGCGAGCCGCAACTTGCCCAGGCCTGGTATAGTGGACTTACATTTACAACCCAAATTTCATAACATTTAGAAAGCATCAAGGGTTGAGC
This is a stretch of genomic DNA from Styela clava chromosome 2, kaStyClav1.hap1.2, whole genome shotgun sequence. It encodes these proteins:
- the LOC144411901 gene encoding thioredoxin-related transmembrane protein 1-like gives rise to the protein MRSPIVSTLLSILFCVNSVVSGRSKVISITAENWRETLEGEWMLKFYAPWCPACRSMEEDYKQFADWSDDLNIKVGEININEEAGLSGRFIVTALPSIYHAKDGEYRRYVSSRDANSLHRYIEDKIWRGTEPVAWYRHPDSIPMTLMSGLFRTSVIMKNFHETLTETYGFSTTASYVIFALATIATGLLLGLIMVFIIDCVSPPRPRAPPVTPRTKDEIGAGDVADKESADEGGKSTGRESLSGSEREDSQRAEKDRKSDASEGEEEGKHSRASSQSSSRTSQEWEQVHGAEAEDAENELSVERNISADKEEGQGEVRKRNVKSDETKEE